Genomic window (Marinobacter fonticola):
AGGTGCTATAGATAGAAGGCGCTAGCCGAACGCCCCTAAAACCTACAACGACAGAATGAGGCACAACCATGTTTGAACTTTCCGAAAAGGCCCAGGCGCTACGCGAGCAAGTCATCGCGTTCATGGACGAGCACGTCTATCCCAACGAGCACCTGCACCACGAGCAGATCGAGAAGGCCGAGAATCGCTGGGCGCCAACGGCCATCCTGGAGGAGCTGAAAGGCAAGGCCAAGGCCGCGGGCCTGTGGAATCTCTTTCTGCCGGAAAGCGACTACGGCGCCGGCCTGACCAATTTCGAATACGCCCACCTGTGCGAAATCATGGGGCGCTCCCATATGGCGCCAGAGGTGTTCAATTGCTCAGCGCCCGACACCGGCAACATGGAAACCATCGCCCGCTACGGTTCTCCTGAGCAGCAGAAACAGTGGTTGGAGCCGCTGCTGGCCGGTGAAATCCGCTCCTGCTTTTCTATGACCGAGCCGGGGGTGGCATCGTCGGACGCCACCAACATCAGCTGTGAAATCCGTCGCGACGGCGACGAGTACGTGATCAACGGCCGCAAATGGTGGTCCTCCGGCGCGATGACCACCACCTGCAAGATTGCCATCGTGATGGGCAAGACCGACGCCGGGGCGGAAAAGCATAAGCAGCAATCCATGATCCTGGTGCCGCTGGATGCTCCGGGCGTGAAGATTATCCGCCCGCTGACCGTGTTCGGCTATGACCATGCACCCCACGGCCATGCGGAAATCGAATACAACGATGTGCGGGTGCCGGCCAGCAACATGCTGCTGGGCGAGGGCCGTGGTTTCGAGATTGCTCAGGGCCGTTTGGGGCCGGGCCGCATTCACCACTGTATGCGCACCATCGGCGTGGCCGAGCGCGCGCTGGAAGCCATGTGCCAGCGGGTCAACGAGCGTGAAGCGTTTGGCAAGCCGCTGGCCCAGTTCGACTCCATCCGCAAGGATATCGCCCGCTCACGTATGGAAATCGAACAATGCCGCCTGCTGACCCTGAAGGCCGCACACATGATGGATACCGTGGGTAATAAGGTGGCGCGTCAGGAAATTGCCATGATCAAGGTCGCCGCGCCGAGTATGGCGTTGCGGGTGCTGGATCGCGCTATCCAGGTGCATGGCGCCATGGGCGTGTGTCAGGACTCCTTCCTGGCGGCGGCATGGGCGCAGGTGCGTACCCTGCGGCTGGCGGACGGTCCGGACGAGGTGCATTTGGACTCCATCGCCAAGTTGGAGCTCCGCAACTTTCCACAAACCCACTCTAAATCCCACTGATCAGGAGCCCCGACCATGACCAACCCATTGTTCGATATGACCGGCAAGGTGGCCTTGATCACCGGTTCCACCAAAGGTATCGGCCGTTCCATCGCCGAAGAGATGGCCCGCTGCGGCGCCAAAGTGGTGATTTCCAGCCGCAAGGCGGACGTTTGCGAGCAAGTCGCTGGCGAGCTGAAAGAGCAGGGCTTCGAGGCCATTGCCGTGCCTTGCCATGTGGGTCGTAAGGACGACCTGAAGAACCTGGTGGACAAGACCCTGGATGCCTTTGGCCAGATCGACGTACTGGTTTGCAATGCCGCCACCAACCCGGTTTACGGTCCGACTCAAGACATGACCGACGACGCCTGGGATAAGATCATGGACACCAACGTCAAGGGCACCTTCTGGCTGACCCAGATGGTGCTGCCGCACATGGCCGAGCGCGGCGATGGCCAGGTGGTCCTGCTATCCAGCATCGCCGGCATTCGCGGCAACACCGTGATCGGCACTTACGGCGTATCCAAGGCTGCGGAAGCGGCGCTGGCCCGTAACCTGGCGGTGGAGTGGGGCCCCAAGGGCATCCGCGTCAATTCGATTGCACCGGGCCTGGTCCGTACCGACTTTGCCAAAGCGCTGGTCGAGGACCCGGTTCGACTCAAACGGGTGGAAGAAAAGACACCCCTGCGCCGTATCGGCGAGCCGGTTGATATCGCCGGTCTGGCGGTATTCCTATCCACCAAGGCCAGCGCCTACATCACCGGACAGGTGATCGTGGCGGACGGCGGAGAGACCGTTGGCTGAGGTGAGCATGTCCGCTGTAGCGAATCTCGATCCACAACTGGTGGACGTCCTCGACGCCCACCGGTTCGACGCGCAGAAACTCAAGGGCTGGTTGCAGAATGCCATGCCCGATATTGGCGAGCGCCTCGACGTCAAGCAGTTCCAGGGTGGGCAATCCAACCCCACCTTCCTGCTGGACACCGATAGCGGCCGCTATGTCCTGCGCAAGAAGCCGCCGGGAAAAACCCTGCCCTCCGCTCACATGGTGGAGCGTGAGTACAAGGTGATCCGGGCGCTGTCCGATAACACCGATGTGCCTGTGCCCCGAGCCCGGGTCTTATGCGAGGACTCGGACATTATCGGCACGCCGTTCTATGTGATGGATTTCATGCCCGGGCGTGTTGTCAGTCATCCGGCACTGCGGGCGCTGGATCGTCACGAGCGCCGCCCGGTGCACGAAGCGGCCATAGACACCTTGGCACAGATGCACGCGGTGGATGTGAATGCCGTTGGCCTGGGTGACTACGGCCGGCCGGAAGGCTACGTGGCCCGTCAGGTGGCCCGCTGGACCAAGCAGTATCAGGCCTCCAAGACCGACGACATGCCGGCCATGGACAATCTGATGGCCTGGCTGCCGGATCACCTGCCTAAAATGGACGAGTGCGCCATCGCTCATGGCGACTACCGTCTCGGCAATCTGATGGTGGCTCCGGACAAGCCCGAGATCATTGCGATCCTGGACTGGGAGCTGTCCACCCTGGGCCACCCATTGGCGGACCTGGCGTACTACTGCTTGCCGTATCACCTGCCGATGGATCTGGAAGGTTCCCGCGGGATCGTGGGCGAGGACCTGGAAGCCTTGAACATTCCGGACGAGCAGGAAGTGGTCGAGCGCTACTGCCGCCAGTCCGGTCGAACCGGTATCGATGATTGGCACGTGTTCCTGGCGTTCTCCTTGTTCCGCCTGGCGGCCATCGTCCAGGGCGTTTATGCCCGTGCGCTGCAGGGCAACGCTAGCAACGCCGATGCGCTCCAGGTGGGTAAGCGGGCCAGTATGCTGGCGGACGCCGGCTGGCGCATCGCCCAGAACGGTGCCAAGGGGGTGTCGGTGTGAGCGACCCTATCGTACGCCGCATTCTGATTACCAATGACGACGGCATCAACGCGCCGGGTTTGGCCGTTCTTGAGCGGATTGCCCACAAGCTGGCGGAAGAAGTCTGGGTGGTGGCGCCGGAGCACGACCGCAGTGGTGCCGGGCAAAGCATTTCCATACATACGCCGTTGCGCTGCTATGCGCAGGATGACAGCGGTCGCCGCTTTGCACTGTCGGGTACGCCGGCGGATTGCGTGCTGTTCGCCCAGGCGGAATGGTTTGGCGAAACGCTGCCGGACCTGGTGCTTTCCGGCGTCAACTGCGGCGCCAATATCAGCGATTCCGTGCAGTATTCCGGCACCGTCGGCGCGGTACTTACCGCGGAGCACCTGGGGATTCCCGCGATGGCCTTGAGCCAGGCGTTCCTCAACCGCGAGGGGATCGACTGGTCACCGGTGACCGAGCTGGGTGAGCGGGTGATCCGCGCCCTCTGGCGTCCTCGGGAACAGCCGACCTGTTGCTGGAATATCAATTTCCCCGCGTGTGCCGCCACTGACGTGAAGGATCTGCGCTGGGCTCGCCAGTCCAGCGGTTCGATCCAGCGCACCCAACTACTGGCGGGACAGGACGGCCGCAGCTTGCCGTACTGGTGGCTAAGTTTTGAGCGCAGCTCGAAGCACATTGTGGCACCGGATATGGACGTTGCCGTACTGCGTGATCATGCGGTGGCGGTAACGCCGCTGCGCAGCATGGCGCCGCTACCGGATGACGAGGCGAGCAGTCTGATCGCGAACGAATGACGAAGTAATTGGCCCGGTAAGCGCGGGCCGGACTACGGGAGAACAAGAGATGTTTACGAGACACCATGGGGTCTGGCCAAAAGAGTTGCCCAAGACCATGACGCTGCCCAAAACCAGCGTGTTTACCAATCTGTCCATTGCGGCACAGCGCTACCCGGATCATCCGGCCATCATCTTCTATGACAAGGTGATGACCTACCAGCAACTGCTGGACGAAACCGAGGCCCTGGCCGGCTATCTCCAGGAGAAAGGCGTAAAGAAGGGCGACCGGGTCCTCCTTTATATGCAGAACTCGCCCCAGTACGTCGTGAGCTACTACGCCATCCTGCGGGCGGATGCGGCGGTGATCCCGGTCAACCCGATGAACCGGGCGGCGGAGCTGGAGCATTACATTAGCGATACCGACGCCCGCCTTTGTTTAGCGGGCCAGGAGCTGGCGGGGTTCATCGCGCCTTTGGTAGGCAATACACATCTGGAAGAAGTGGTGGTCGCCGCCTACAACAGCTACATCGATGCCAACACCGACCTCAACCTACCCGCAGAGGTGGCCGCGCCGGCCGCTAAGCTGGAAGCGCCGGGGTTGGTGAGCTGGGACGAGGTGATCAAGGCCGGCCATGTGCCCGGACCGCATACGGCAGGCCCTGACGATATAGCCGTGATTCCCTATAGCTCCGGCACCACCGGTGCGCCCAAGGGCTGTACCCATATTCACCGTGGCGTGATGGCGACAGCCGTGCACCGGGCCTACTGGAACCTGAGCACCGCGGATACGGTTCAGCTTTCGACGTTGCCGTTCTTCCATGTGACCGGTATGACCGGCTCAATGAACAGTCCGATCTACAGCGGTTCCATCTCGGTGATCATGACCCGCTGGGATCGCACCACGGCGGCCAAGCTGATCGAGCGTTACAAGGTCACCGGCTGGACCAACATCGTCACCATGGCGGTGGATTTCCTATCCAACCCCGAACTGGCCAATTACGACATTAGCAGCCTCAAGACCATCGGTGGTGGCGGTGCCGCCATGCCGGCGGCCGTCGCATCCAAATTGAAAACCCTCACGGGTTTGAATTACATCGAAGGCTACGGCCTGTCGGAAACCATGGCGGCCACCCATATCAACCCGTCTAATGCACCGAAGGCTCAATGTCTCGGGGTGCCGGTATTCGACGTGGATTCGCGCATCGTCGATGTAGAAACCTTGCAGGAAAAAGGTCCGGGCGAGGTGGGCGAGATCGTCAGCAATGGCCCGCAGGTCACCGTGGGCTACTGGAACCGGCCGATGGAAACCGAAGCCGCATTTATCGAGCTGGACGGCAAACGCTTCTTCCGCACGGGCGATCTGGGCTACTACGACGAGGACGGCTACTTCTTCATGGTCGACCGGGTGAAGCGGATGATCAATGCTTCCGGCTTCAAGGTGTGGCCCTCGGAGGTGGAAAGCCTGATGTACCGTCATCCCTCGATCCACGAATGTTGTGTGATCTCGGCGCCGGATCCCAAACGGGGCGAAACCGTAAAAGCCTGCATCGTGCTGACGCCCGAAGCGGAGGGAACGGTCACGGCCGAGGAGATCATTGCCTGGTGCAAGGAAGAGATGTCGGCCTACAAGGTGCCGCAACAGGTCGAGTTCGTCATCGAGCTGCCTAAATCGCCCACCGGCAAGGTGATGTGGCGTGCCCTGCAGGAGCAGGAATGGCAGGACCAGACTGCGGTCTAGACGCTCCATCGGTCATTGAGAAATAGAACGGGAACCGCCGGTCCGACTGGCGGTCTCTGTTTCACTAAAGCCATAAAAAAAATGGCATAGGTTCGCAGAGTGGAATTGTATTTTGTATGTTGACAGGAAGTCTGCGCAGTGTACTCTTTAGAGAAAGGTGATATCACAAACTAATCACCTGGCTGAAGACGCACTGCCAAGGCTGAGCCCGCGGTCCTGACAGCACCACAACGTCCTGACAGCACCACAACGTCCTGACAGCACCACAAAGAAAGTAAAGACCCAAAAGCTCCGCCGGTTACCCGAACCTGCGGTATATAACAACAACTGCCAAGAGGGGGCCAACTTGAACCTCTTTTTCCAAAACATCGTCAACGGGCTAACGCTTGGGAGTATCTACGGTCTCGTAGCTCTCGGCCTGACGCTCGTCTACGGTATCCTGCATATCCCTAACTTCGCCCATGGCGCGCTCTACATGGTAGGGGCGTTCATGTCGTATTTCCTGATGGTCGACATCGGTGCTCACTACTGGGTCGCCATGGCCGGTTCTGCGGTCATCGTTGCGGCCCTGGCCGTGATCTGTGAACGCCTGGTATTCCATCCCCTGCGTCATTCCCCGCCCATTCATGACAAGATCGCCGCCATCGGCATTCTGTTGTTCCTGGAAGCGGTGGTGCAGATGTTCTGGGGTTCGGACTTCCGCCGCATGTCCTCGCCGTTCACCGGCATCATGAACTTCGATGGCCTGATTATCCCCGAGCAGCGGGCGCTGATTATCGTTGGCGCACTGGTGCTGGTGGTGGCGCTGCAGCTATTCCTGCGCAAGACCATGACCGGCGCCACCATCATCGCCATGGCGCAGAACCGTGAAGGCGCCTTCCTGGTGGGCATCGACGCCAACCGAGTGGCCATGATGACCTTCGCCATCTCCGGCGTGCTGGCGGCCTTTGCCGCGACGCTCTATGCGCCGATCAATCTGGTCTATCCGGCCATGGGGCACATCGTCATCATGAAAGCGTTCGTCATCATCATCCTCGGCGGCATGGGCAGTATTCCCGGCGCCATCGTCGGTGGCATGATCATCGGCTTCGCCGAGGCGTTTGGCGGCTTTTATATCTCGACCAGCTATAAGGACATTATCGCGTTCGGCCTGCTTGTGCTGATCCTGTCCGTTCGTCCGCAAGGCCTATTCGCGAAGGGGGCGCACTAATCATGTTGTTCAAACTGGCTTCCCTTTTCATGCATCCGGCGTTCAAGTATGCGCTGATTGTGCTGGCTTTGTTGTTCCCGCTGTTCGCCAGTAACGAGTACCAGATCTACGTGATGGCATCGGCCTTTGTCTGGGCCATTGCCGTGTACGGTCTGAACATCATTACCGGCTTCTGCGGCCAGCTGAACCTGGCCCATGGCGGCTTCTTCGCCATCGGCGCCTACACGCTGGGCCTGCTCAGTGCCGACTATGGCTGGAGCTTCTGGCCGGCGTTCGTGGCGGCGCTGCTGATGACGGCGTTGCTGGGTTTCTTGGTGGGCGTGGTGTCGCTGCGCCTGAAGGAGCACTACTTTGCGATCTTCACCCTGTGTGTGGGCTTCATCATTTATCTGCTGCTGGATAAGTGGGAAGAGTTGACCCATGGTCCGATCGGCGTGCGTGATATCGCTGCACCCAACGGTTTTGGTCTGGTGGATTTCACCCAAACGGTGCCCTTCTACTATTTGGTTCTGGCGTTCCTGGTCTTCGCCATGTGGTTTATGGGCAAGCTGTCCCGCTCGCTGCTGGGCCGCACCTTCGTGGCGATCCGCAACGGCGACGAACTGGCGCAGTCCTTGGGCATCAATCTGATGCGCAACAAGACTATGGCCTTTGTGCTATCGACAACCTATGCCGGTATGGCAGGCGCGCTCTACGCGGGCATGATCCGGTTCATCGGGCCGGAAGAAGCCAATGTCCAGCATACTTTCGACATGATTACCTACCTGCTGGTGGGCGGTATCGGCACCATCTCCGGACCGCTACTGGGTACCGTGGGTATCGTCTGGATCACCCAGTCCCTGCAGTTCCTGGAAGAGTACCGAATGATCATCTTCGGCCCACTGCTGGTGCTCTTGGTGATTTTCTTCCCCCGCGGGTTCGTCGGTTCCTTCCTCACCTGGATGCACCGTCAATCCCAGAAACGCGCTGCGCCGAGCAAGAAGAAGGAAAGCCGTGTCAGCACCGGCAAGGGGGTAGAGAACAATGCTTAAGATCGAAAACCTCACCAAGATGTTTGGTGGCCTGGCGGCGGTGAACGATGTCTCCGTCGAGTTCGAGGCCCACAAGGTGAACGCCATCATCGGGCCCAACGGCGCCGGTAAGAGCACCTTCTTCAACCTGGTCGCCGGCACGCACAAGCCCACGTCCGGACGCATCATCCTCGACGGCGAGGACATCACGCCGCTGCGCTGCGACTTCATTGCCCAGCGCGGGGTGGGCCGCACCTTCCAGACCACTAACCTGTTCGAGCAGGCGTCGGTGCTGGACAACCTGATCGTCGGTCACCGGCTGCGGACCCAGTCCGGTCTGTGGGACGTGCTGATCAACTCCAAGCGGTTGCAGGCGGAAGAAAAGGCCTGTCGCGAGAAAGCCCGCGAGGCACTGAACTTCGTCGGTCTGTCCCATGTGGAAAACCAGTTCATCGCCGACATCACCCAGGAAGAGCGCAAGCGCGTGGCTTTCGCCCTGGCCTTGGCTACCGATCCCAAGATCGTGCTGCTGGATGAGCCGGCCGCCGGGGTCAACCCGGAAGAGACTGAAGGCCTGGCGGACCTGATGCGTAAGATGGTCAAGCATGGGCTGACCGTTTGCCTGATCGAGCACAAGATGGACATGATCATGGGCATCGCCGACAAGATCATGGTGCTCGACCATGGCGAGAAGATAGCCGAGGGCACGCCGAAGGAAGTCCGGGAGAATCCGGTTGTCATCGAAGCCTACCTGGGGAGTGACGAAGATGTTGCAGCTTAAAAATGTCGACGTCTGCTATGGCAGCTTCAAGGCCCTCAACAACATCTCGATGAGTGTGGATACCGGCGAGTTGGTCGTCCTGCTGGGGGCTAACGGCGCCGGTAAGTCCACCTTGTTCAATACGCTTAGCGGCCTGAACAAGCCGACCGCCGGCGAGATCGAATTCGAGGGCAAACGGATCGGCGGGCTCAAGCCCAGTGCGGTGGTCTCGTCGGGCATCGTGCAATGCGCCGAGGGCCGTAAACTGTTCCCGCAGATGAGCGTCATGCAGAACCTGATGATGGGCGCCTATGTTCATCGCCGGGATAAGTCCGGCAGCAAGAAGTACCTGGACGAGGTACTGGAGCTGTATCCGATCCTGAAAGAAAAGGCGGATCAGCCGGCGGGCTCCCTGTCCGGCGGTCAGCAACAGATGGTGGCCATCGGTCGCGCGCTGATGAGCCGTCCGCGTCTGCTGATGCTGGACGAACCGTCTCTGGGGCTGGCACCACTGGTGGTGCGCCAGATGTTCGAGACGATTCAGAAAATTAACAGCCTGGGAACCACGGTTCTGCTGGCTGAACAGAATGCCTTTGCGGCACTGAAGATTGCCAGCCGTGCTTACGTCATGGAAAACGGCCAACTGGTCATGGAAGGTGACCGGGAAACCATGCTGGGCAATGAGCAGGTGCGCAAGGCATATATCGGGGCTTAAGCAAAGTCCCGTCTTGAGTACGGAGCACAACGCAAAACCTGGACGAGCAATTCATCAAACAACAAATAATCGTTATCCAACAAGAATGACAGGCGCAATACCCAAGGAGAAAACAATGAGAATGCTGAAAAAACTTGGTCGTGCGATCGCAGTGGCAACGTTGGGCGCGGGCATCTCCGCTGGCGCCATGGCGGAATCCACAGTGAATATCGGTTTTACCGGTCCGCTCAGCGGTGGCGCCGCCCTCTACGGCGAGAACACCCTGTCCGGCCTGCGCATGGCTGCGGACGAGGTCAATGCCAACGGTGGTTTCGACATTAATGGCGAAACCTACAAGGTGAACATCATTTCCCTGGATGACCGGTATTCCCCGGCCCAGGCGGCGACCAATGCCAAGCGCCTGAAGCAGGAATCCAACGTCCCGGCGGTTTTCGTTCCGCATTCCGGCGGTATCTTTGCACTGCAGGATTTCAATGAGCAGGACAACTTCCTGATCATGGCCTACACCAGTGTCCCCACGGTTACCGAAAAGGGCAACGCGCTGACCATCCGTATCCCGCCGACGTTCGACGGCTACGTTCGTGCCTTCACCGACTATGCTCTGGAGCACGAGGGCAAGAAGCTCGGTATGGGCGGAGCTACCCACGAATACGCCAAGATTTGGGGCAGCATGATTGAGAAGGCCTGGACCTCGAAAGGCGGGGAAGTTGTGGCTAACAACCCGATGGATTACAACAAGTCCGCCGACTTCTATACCGGCGTCAGCCGTATCGTTGCCTCCAATCCGGACGTGATGTTCGTGGGTGGCGCGTCCGAGCCGACGGGGCTTGTCGTGCAGCAGGCGCGTCAGTTGGGCTTCCAGGGCGGTTTTATCGTCATGGATCAGGCAAAAATCGATGAGGTCGCAGATGTGGCCGGCGGTCTGGAGATGGTGGAGGGTGCCATTGGCGTCGTTCCGCTGTCTGTCTATGAGACGCCAGCCGCCCAGGACTTCATCAAGCGTTACGAAGATGAGTTCGGTAAAACCCCCGGCTCCGAGGCTGCCTACAACTACCTGGCGCTCCACGGTCTGGTAAAGGCGATGGACATGGCTGAAACCACTGATCCGAAGAAGATCCGTGCCACCATGAGCGAAGCGATGGCGAGTCTTGAAGATTCCAAGAACCCGTATGAGGTCACTGAAGTGACCGATAAGGGCGGTTTTGTCACCGAAACCACCCTTGCGGTGGTCGAGGACGGCAAGATTGTCCAGAAGCCGATTGAAGACCAGTAAGCTCGGCTGAACAAAAAAGGGGCCCGCGGGCCCCTTTTTTAGTGCGGAAGCCAGGGCAGCCCTGCGGGCTGCTCCGAAGCTGAAGCGTCGGCTACATTTTGCGGGCAACTCGAGTGTGTAGCAGAAGCTTTAGCTTCTGAGGCGCCGCAGGCGCCCCTATTCGACAAATCACCGCACATACATTACCAGATTCTCCGCCACACAGGCCGGCTTGTCCTCACCCTCGATCTGGACCTGGGTGGTGTAGGTCGCCAGCACTCGCTGGTCGTCAACGGCGCTGACGTCTTTAAGGGTCACCTCGGTACGGATGGCCGATCCGGACTTGACCGCCGCCGGGAAGCGAAGCTTGTTAAGCCCATAGTTGATGCTGGCGGAGGTGCCGGTCACCTTGATGATGCCCTGATTTAGCAGAGGGATGAGCGACACGGTCAGAAACCCGTGGGCGACCGGGCTTTTCCAGGGCGCTTCGCGTTTGGCCCGCTCAACATCGACATGGATCCACTGATGATCGCCAGTGGCATCCGCGAAGGCCTGGATCATCTCTTGGGAGATAGTTTTCCAGGGGCTGTGGCCAATCAGGGTGTCGGTGTGTTGAGAAAGGTCATCCAAGGCGATTTCTTTCATTGTTGGTCCCATTGTTTTTGTGGTGGAGTGTTTCGAAAAGAGAAATTAAGTTCCGAAATTCATTTTGAAGAACCGCTGCAGCGGGTGCAATGACCAATGCACTCGGTTCAGCCACTAACAGAGGATATGGATAATGGAACAGAATCAACAATACATTCTCGCCTCCCGCCCGTCTGGCATGCCGGATGAGGATCACTTGGCGCTCAAGGATTCACCGATACCGAAGCCCGAAGAGGGACAGGTGTTGCTGAAGACGATTTATCTGTCGCTCGACCCTTACATGCGCGGCCGAATGAATGCGGGTGCCTCTTACGCAAGAGGTGTGGAAATCGGCGAGGTGATGACGGGTGGCACCGTCAGCGAAGTGGTGGAAAGCCGGTTCGAGGGCCTCCAACAAGGCGACATCGTGCTCAGCCACAGTGGCTGGCAACGCTACGACGTGGCTGCGGGCGAGGGCCTGAGAAAGCTCGACCCGGCGGAGGCGCCGGTCAGCACAGCCGTGGGCGTGCTCGGCATGCCGGGTTTCACGGCCTATGTCGGCCTGCTGGACTTGGGGTTGCCCAAGACGGGTGAGACTGTTGTGGTTTCGGCCGCCTCAGGCGCCGTGGGGCAGGTGGTGGGACAGATTGCCAAGCTCAAGGGGTGCCGGGTGGTCGGCGTCGCAGGGGCTGACGACAAGTGCCGCCACGTGGTCAACACCTATGGCTTCGACGCGTGTATCAACTACAAGGACGATGATTTCGAAACCCAGCTTGACCGGGCCTGTCCGGACGGCATCGATATCTACTTCGAGAATGTCGGTGGCAAGGTGTTCGATGCAGTGATGAAGCGAGTCAACGATTTTGCCCGCATACCCGTGTGTGGCCGCATAGCCCATTACAACCAGACCTCATTGCCTGAAGGGGCCGACCGTCTGATTCCGTTTATGGGGAAGGTTTTGATCAAGCGTCTGACGATTCGCGGTTTTATCCAGTCGGACCATCTGGAGCGTCATTCGGACTTTCTGAAAGACATGGCCGCCTGGATTCGCGAAGGGAAGGTGCAGTACCAGGAAGATATCGTCGACGGGTTTGAAAACACCCTGTCGGCCTTCCAGGGGCTTCTGGAAGGCCGCAACCGGGGCAAGATGCTGGTTCGGGTGGCGGACGATCCGACGTTATAACCTCATTGCTCGAGTCGGGAAGCGAATGGACACCCTCGCCTACGTTGGATTAGACGGCCATCCCTGGCCGGCTAATCCAACCAGGACGTCCCTGTCCTTCCTTCGGCGAGGGCATCCACCCGCTTCCTTCGGGCCTTGGGGTAGCCCCGGAGGATCAGCTCTGCGTTAACCCTTAAACCGCATACCCCGGATTCTTGCTATCCAGCAACCGCAACAACGCCGGCCAGGTCAGCTTGGCCGCCTTGCCCAGCGACTGGGATTGCTCACGCGTCGTGGCGATGGCCTCGTCAGACGGTATCCAGGTGGGTCCGCACGCCTGGGCTTTCACCTGGATCTCACAGGCCTTCATCAGGAAATAGAGATAGGTGAAGGTCTGCGGTACATCGTTCCCGGCGGTCAGCACGCCGTGATTGCGCAGGATCAGCATCGACTTATCGCCGATGTCCC
Coding sequences:
- a CDS encoding SDR family NAD(P)-dependent oxidoreductase; the encoded protein is MTNPLFDMTGKVALITGSTKGIGRSIAEEMARCGAKVVISSRKADVCEQVAGELKEQGFEAIAVPCHVGRKDDLKNLVDKTLDAFGQIDVLVCNAATNPVYGPTQDMTDDAWDKIMDTNVKGTFWLTQMVLPHMAERGDGQVVLLSSIAGIRGNTVIGTYGVSKAAEAALARNLAVEWGPKGIRVNSIAPGLVRTDFAKALVEDPVRLKRVEEKTPLRRIGEPVDIAGLAVFLSTKASAYITGQVIVADGGETVG
- a CDS encoding phosphotransferase, which codes for MSAVANLDPQLVDVLDAHRFDAQKLKGWLQNAMPDIGERLDVKQFQGGQSNPTFLLDTDSGRYVLRKKPPGKTLPSAHMVEREYKVIRALSDNTDVPVPRARVLCEDSDIIGTPFYVMDFMPGRVVSHPALRALDRHERRPVHEAAIDTLAQMHAVDVNAVGLGDYGRPEGYVARQVARWTKQYQASKTDDMPAMDNLMAWLPDHLPKMDECAIAHGDYRLGNLMVAPDKPEIIAILDWELSTLGHPLADLAYYCLPYHLPMDLEGSRGIVGEDLEALNIPDEQEVVERYCRQSGRTGIDDWHVFLAFSLFRLAAIVQGVYARALQGNASNADALQVGKRASMLADAGWRIAQNGAKGVSV
- a CDS encoding branched-chain amino acid ABC transporter permease codes for the protein MLFKLASLFMHPAFKYALIVLALLFPLFASNEYQIYVMASAFVWAIAVYGLNIITGFCGQLNLAHGGFFAIGAYTLGLLSADYGWSFWPAFVAALLMTALLGFLVGVVSLRLKEHYFAIFTLCVGFIIYLLLDKWEELTHGPIGVRDIAAPNGFGLVDFTQTVPFYYLVLAFLVFAMWFMGKLSRSLLGRTFVAIRNGDELAQSLGINLMRNKTMAFVLSTTYAGMAGALYAGMIRFIGPEEANVQHTFDMITYLLVGGIGTISGPLLGTVGIVWITQSLQFLEEYRMIIFGPLLVLLVIFFPRGFVGSFLTWMHRQSQKRAAPSKKKESRVSTGKGVENNA
- the surE gene encoding 5'/3'-nucleotidase SurE gives rise to the protein MSDPIVRRILITNDDGINAPGLAVLERIAHKLAEEVWVVAPEHDRSGAGQSISIHTPLRCYAQDDSGRRFALSGTPADCVLFAQAEWFGETLPDLVLSGVNCGANISDSVQYSGTVGAVLTAEHLGIPAMALSQAFLNREGIDWSPVTELGERVIRALWRPREQPTCCWNINFPACAATDVKDLRWARQSSGSIQRTQLLAGQDGRSLPYWWLSFERSSKHIVAPDMDVAVLRDHAVAVTPLRSMAPLPDDEASSLIANE
- a CDS encoding branched-chain amino acid ABC transporter permease codes for the protein MNLFFQNIVNGLTLGSIYGLVALGLTLVYGILHIPNFAHGALYMVGAFMSYFLMVDIGAHYWVAMAGSAVIVAALAVICERLVFHPLRHSPPIHDKIAAIGILLFLEAVVQMFWGSDFRRMSSPFTGIMNFDGLIIPEQRALIIVGALVLVVALQLFLRKTMTGATIIAMAQNREGAFLVGIDANRVAMMTFAISGVLAAFAATLYAPINLVYPAMGHIVIMKAFVIIILGGMGSIPGAIVGGMIIGFAEAFGGFYISTSYKDIIAFGLLVLILSVRPQGLFAKGAH
- a CDS encoding ABC transporter ATP-binding protein, coding for MLKIENLTKMFGGLAAVNDVSVEFEAHKVNAIIGPNGAGKSTFFNLVAGTHKPTSGRIILDGEDITPLRCDFIAQRGVGRTFQTTNLFEQASVLDNLIVGHRLRTQSGLWDVLINSKRLQAEEKACREKAREALNFVGLSHVENQFIADITQEERKRVAFALALATDPKIVLLDEPAAGVNPEETEGLADLMRKMVKHGLTVCLIEHKMDMIMGIADKIMVLDHGEKIAEGTPKEVRENPVVIEAYLGSDEDVAA
- a CDS encoding long-chain fatty acid--CoA ligase, translated to MFTRHHGVWPKELPKTMTLPKTSVFTNLSIAAQRYPDHPAIIFYDKVMTYQQLLDETEALAGYLQEKGVKKGDRVLLYMQNSPQYVVSYYAILRADAAVIPVNPMNRAAELEHYISDTDARLCLAGQELAGFIAPLVGNTHLEEVVVAAYNSYIDANTDLNLPAEVAAPAAKLEAPGLVSWDEVIKAGHVPGPHTAGPDDIAVIPYSSGTTGAPKGCTHIHRGVMATAVHRAYWNLSTADTVQLSTLPFFHVTGMTGSMNSPIYSGSISVIMTRWDRTTAAKLIERYKVTGWTNIVTMAVDFLSNPELANYDISSLKTIGGGGAAMPAAVASKLKTLTGLNYIEGYGLSETMAATHINPSNAPKAQCLGVPVFDVDSRIVDVETLQEKGPGEVGEIVSNGPQVTVGYWNRPMETEAAFIELDGKRFFRTGDLGYYDEDGYFFMVDRVKRMINASGFKVWPSEVESLMYRHPSIHECCVISAPDPKRGETVKACIVLTPEAEGTVTAEEIIAWCKEEMSAYKVPQQVEFVIELPKSPTGKVMWRALQEQEWQDQTAV
- a CDS encoding acyl-CoA dehydrogenase family protein, which produces MFELSEKAQALREQVIAFMDEHVYPNEHLHHEQIEKAENRWAPTAILEELKGKAKAAGLWNLFLPESDYGAGLTNFEYAHLCEIMGRSHMAPEVFNCSAPDTGNMETIARYGSPEQQKQWLEPLLAGEIRSCFSMTEPGVASSDATNISCEIRRDGDEYVINGRKWWSSGAMTTTCKIAIVMGKTDAGAEKHKQQSMILVPLDAPGVKIIRPLTVFGYDHAPHGHAEIEYNDVRVPASNMLLGEGRGFEIAQGRLGPGRIHHCMRTIGVAERALEAMCQRVNEREAFGKPLAQFDSIRKDIARSRMEIEQCRLLTLKAAHMMDTVGNKVARQEIAMIKVAAPSMALRVLDRAIQVHGAMGVCQDSFLAAAWAQVRTLRLADGPDEVHLDSIAKLELRNFPQTHSKSH